One window from the genome of Mauremys mutica isolate MM-2020 ecotype Southern chromosome 4, ASM2049712v1, whole genome shotgun sequence encodes:
- the POLR2L gene encoding DNA-directed RNA polymerases I, II, and III subunit RPABC5, which translates to MIIPVRCFTCGKIVGNKWEAYLGLLQAEYTEGDALDALGLKRYCCRRMLLAHVDLIEKLLNYAPLEK; encoded by the exons ATGATTATCCCAGTCAGATGCTTCACCTGCGGCAAAATAGTTGGAAATAAGTGGGAGGCATATCTTGGCCTTCTGCAAGCAGAGTACACAGAAGG GGATGCCCTGGACGCCCTAGGATTGAAGAGATACTGTTGCCGTCGCATGCTGCTAGCCCACGTGGATCTGATTGAGAAGCTCTTGAATTATGCCCCTCTGGAGAAATAA